A window of Proteus columbae contains these coding sequences:
- a CDS encoding methyltransferase, whose protein sequence is MSNSLDLNNKSAALELMKKSMCFTIPAALRVAAKLKIADLLKEGPKDINELAKKTNSIPYVLNRILRMLASESIFYESEGSRYSLAPGGQFLLSDHKYSLRDAVLMLTNETLWRPVGDVIESVQGNPAFENLYGMSFYQYWQDNVRKDHDFQAGMSSLSKIENYFIIKHYNFPENKIVTDIAGGLGGLLLEVLKNNPTLKGQLFDRQHVLERTKLVELGDDSRWKLIPGDLFGDYPESDIYLIKYIIHDWDNDSVIKIFKNFRKAMKKDSKVLIIEPVIFKKNIPDVAKYMDILCMSAFPESGERTEDEFIALLDKADLKINKVIKTETYNSILEVVIK, encoded by the coding sequence ATGAGCAATAGTTTAGATTTAAATAATAAGTCAGCAGCATTAGAATTAATGAAAAAATCCATGTGCTTTACTATACCAGCAGCTTTAAGAGTTGCAGCTAAATTAAAAATTGCTGATTTATTAAAAGAAGGACCTAAAGATATAAATGAACTTGCAAAAAAAACGAATTCAATTCCCTATGTTCTAAATAGAATATTAAGAATGTTAGCATCTGAAAGTATATTTTATGAATCGGAAGGTTCTCGCTATTCTCTTGCTCCAGGAGGACAGTTTTTATTAAGCGATCATAAATATAGCTTACGTGATGCCGTGCTAATGTTAACAAATGAAACGTTATGGCGCCCAGTAGGTGATGTCATTGAGTCTGTTCAAGGTAATCCCGCTTTTGAAAATCTATATGGCATGTCTTTTTATCAATACTGGCAAGATAATGTAAGAAAAGATCATGATTTTCAAGCGGGTATGAGCTCACTATCAAAAATAGAAAATTATTTTATTATTAAGCATTATAATTTTCCAGAGAATAAAATAGTGACAGACATTGCTGGAGGATTAGGTGGATTATTATTAGAAGTCTTAAAGAATAATCCGACGTTAAAAGGACAGTTGTTTGATCGCCAGCATGTGTTAGAAAGAACCAAATTAGTTGAATTAGGTGATGATAGTCGATGGAAATTAATACCTGGTGATCTATTTGGAGATTATCCTGAATCTGATATCTATTTAATTAAATATATTATCCATGATTGGGATAATGATAGTGTTATTAAAATATTTAAAAACTTCCGTAAAGCTATGAAGAAAGATTCAAAAGTACTTATTATTGAACCTGTTATTTTTAAGAAGAATATACCTGATGTCGCTAAATATATGGATATTCTTTGCATGAGTGCATTCCCAGAATCAGGTGAGCGTACAGAAGATGAATTTATAGCTTTATTGGATAAAGCAGATTTAAAAATAAATAAAGTGATAAAGACAGAAACATATAACTCAATATTAGAGGTTGTTATTAAATAA
- a CDS encoding sugar O-acetyltransferase yields MTEYEKMVSGHLYHASKDDSLEPLRVKAREIIYDFNMTRPSDVEKRKTYLKQLLGKTGNNFTIEPPFHCDYGQLIEIGESFYANFNLTILDCAPVKIGHNVMCAPNVSILTATHPIDPEIRSSELEYALPITIGNSVWLGAGCIILPGVAIGDNCVIGAGSVVTKSIPANCVAVGNPCRVIRQISDKDKQDAEKRLSLY; encoded by the coding sequence ATGACGGAATACGAAAAAATGGTATCAGGTCATCTTTACCATGCTAGTAAAGATGACAGTTTAGAACCACTTAGAGTAAAAGCGCGTGAAATTATTTATGATTTTAATATGACGCGTCCTTCTGACGTTGAAAAGAGAAAGACATATTTAAAACAGCTTTTAGGAAAAACGGGCAATAATTTTACTATTGAGCCACCATTTCATTGTGACTATGGTCAGTTAATTGAAATTGGTGAGTCATTTTACGCTAATTTTAATCTAACGATATTAGATTGTGCTCCAGTAAAAATTGGACACAATGTGATGTGTGCGCCAAATGTCAGTATTTTAACTGCAACTCATCCGATTGATCCTGAAATACGCAGCAGTGAATTAGAATATGCATTACCGATTACTATCGGTAATTCAGTATGGTTAGGTGCAGGGTGTATTATCTTACCTGGTGTGGCTATTGGTGATAATTGCGTTATAGGTGCCGGCAGTGTAGTCACAAAATCTATTCCGGCTAATTGCGTTGCTGTTGGAAATCCTTGTCGAGTGATAAGACAAATTAGCGATAAAGATAAACAAGATGCTGAGAAAAGGCTTAGTCTTTATTAA
- a CDS encoding DNA-3-methyladenine glycosylase family protein, with the protein MYFQYGEKEINTLKNRDKRLAALIERIGDIKRPLTPDLFTALVKNIIEQQISVSAAETVNLRLLKLCEGIYTPERIAKLSEQEIQQCGMTMRKASYIIGIADAVISERLDLNKIPEMTDKEVIDTLIQLKGIGVWTAEMLLISSLNRPDILSWGDLAIQRGIMRLYRHKTLNKVRFARYRKRYSPYGSTASLYLWALSKEPE; encoded by the coding sequence ATGTATTTTCAGTATGGCGAGAAAGAGATAAATACTTTAAAAAATCGTGATAAGCGTTTAGCCGCGCTTATTGAAAGAATAGGGGATATTAAACGGCCTCTTACTCCTGATTTATTTACAGCATTAGTTAAAAATATTATTGAACAACAAATCTCAGTTTCTGCTGCCGAAACCGTTAATCTGCGATTACTCAAATTATGTGAGGGGATTTACACACCAGAACGTATTGCAAAATTATCAGAACAAGAGATACAGCAGTGTGGAATGACTATGCGCAAAGCTAGTTATATTATCGGTATTGCTGACGCCGTTATTTCAGAAAGATTAGATTTAAATAAAATTCCTGAGATGACAGATAAAGAGGTTATCGATACGTTAATTCAATTAAAAGGTATTGGGGTTTGGACTGCAGAAATGCTATTAATCTCTTCACTTAATCGGCCAGATATTTTAAGTTGGGGAGATTTAGCTATTCAACGTGGAATTATGCGTCTTTATCGCCATAAAACATTGAATAAAGTACGCTTTGCACGTTATCGAAAACGCTATTCACCCTATGGTTCTACGGCATCGCTTTATCTATGGGCATTATCTAAAGAGCCAGAGTAA
- a CDS encoding LysR substrate-binding domain-containing protein, producing MMRNLPPLPSLRAFLVACHSQSYTEAAQTLCVTHGAISRHIQVIEKWFGVTLFNKQGLRRVPTPYALTLAQELSDVFDKLNDIGFRYGNGGKNDILNISVPTTLCLKWLIPRMEDFYLQYPNANIQVASANSERFHLISHDDLIIRPQPQQQEYSSVVFLEDKHCLIASEKFLKRYNVTRFEDVFDCPVIDTLTRPGHWQQWLMATHLNTQRSFSRHYRFDHFHISLQAIIEGLGLGIGPVSILSNEINSGTLKVLFPNIQIVPISYYALTPLGVQKTKTHLDFEQWLTQQKS from the coding sequence ATGATGAGAAACCTTCCTCCATTACCTTCATTGCGTGCTTTCTTAGTCGCTTGCCATAGTCAAAGTTATACTGAAGCCGCACAGACATTATGTGTCACTCATGGTGCGATCAGTCGTCATATCCAAGTTATAGAAAAATGGTTTGGTGTCACCTTATTCAATAAACAAGGTTTACGCCGCGTACCCACTCCTTATGCATTGACGCTAGCGCAAGAGTTAAGTGACGTTTTTGATAAATTAAATGATATTGGTTTTCGTTATGGTAATGGTGGAAAAAATGATATTTTAAATATCAGTGTTCCTACAACACTTTGTTTAAAATGGCTTATTCCGCGAATGGAGGATTTTTATCTTCAATATCCTAATGCAAATATCCAAGTTGCTTCTGCAAATAGCGAGCGATTTCATTTGATTAGTCATGATGATCTGATTATTCGCCCTCAACCTCAGCAACAAGAGTATTCATCCGTTGTTTTTTTAGAGGATAAACATTGTTTAATTGCTTCTGAAAAATTCTTAAAACGTTACAACGTCACTAGATTTGAAGATGTTTTTGACTGCCCCGTTATTGATACACTTACCCGCCCAGGTCATTGGCAACAATGGTTAATGGCGACTCATCTTAATACTCAGCGTTCATTCTCACGTCACTATCGCTTTGATCACTTTCATATTTCTCTTCAAGCCATTATTGAAGGATTAGGCCTCGGCATTGGCCCTGTTTCGATTTTGTCGAATGAAATAAATAGCGGTACTTTAAAAGTGTTATTTCCAAATATCCAAATTGTACCGATAAGCTACTACGCTTTAACACCATTAGGTGTACAAAAAACCAAAACACATCTTGATTTTGAACAATGGCTCACCCAACAAAAAAGTTAA
- a CDS encoding GNAT family N-acetyltransferase: MDAQLYKEFKIVEKAFWSEICENNIRIGDHTHCFMTPMDAAIFNFIYLRQGATESSFQQASTLFTSQKKNHILVLPESLLSEFEEIIKNAGYTGDGMTTAMYLTLSEAVFPSYRNNPCDIILTNHNLEQWAHPLKTAFPVGNDSDDTIVNEYIRYHQKALDNGAAIFHYALLVDGQPVSSLTLTIHNKLARFDDIGTDIAYQGNGYATHLIKHVLEFCREQGVERCFLDASADGLALYRKFGFKSLFNYLSFIKE; the protein is encoded by the coding sequence ATGGATGCACAACTGTATAAAGAATTTAAAATAGTAGAAAAAGCCTTTTGGTCAGAAATTTGTGAAAATAATATTCGTATTGGTGATCATACTCACTGCTTTATGACACCAATGGATGCAGCCATTTTTAACTTTATTTATTTGCGCCAAGGCGCAACAGAAAGTTCATTCCAGCAAGCCAGCACTCTTTTTACTTCGCAGAAAAAAAATCATATTTTGGTATTACCCGAGTCATTGTTGTCTGAATTTGAAGAAATAATAAAAAATGCAGGTTATACCGGTGATGGTATGACAACCGCAATGTATTTAACATTATCGGAAGCGGTATTCCCATCTTATAGAAATAATCCTTGTGATATCATTTTAACCAATCACAACCTTGAACAGTGGGCGCACCCATTAAAAACGGCGTTTCCAGTGGGGAATGATAGTGATGATACGATTGTTAATGAATATATTCGCTATCATCAGAAAGCATTAGATAATGGCGCAGCTATTTTCCATTACGCGTTATTAGTTGATGGTCAGCCAGTCTCTTCATTAACGTTAACAATACACAATAAATTAGCGCGTTTTGATGATATTGGGACAGATATTGCCTATCAAGGTAATGGTTATGCGACACATTTGATTAAGCATGTTTTAGAGTTTTGCCGTGAGCAAGGCGTTGAACGTTGCTTCTTAGATGCATCAGCCGATGGTTTAGCGCTATACCGTAAGTTTGGTTTTAAATCGCTCTTTAACTATCTTAGTTTTATTAAAGAATAA
- the leuE gene encoding leucine efflux protein LeuE: MLESIGISNIWTYLLGVIFITLVPGPNSIFVLTSSAKHGVKGGYKAALGVFTGDALLIFLAFLGVASLVKTSPVFFIVIKYAGALYLTYLGLKTLYATFQKKKETPEQVSEVTVKAKDGLYVKALFLSMLNPKMIIFYVSFFIQFIDPKYENAGVPFFVLGVILETCSMLYLSVLIFGGVAITNKVKHNKRLASLSNSCIGAVFLLFGAKLALTA, encoded by the coding sequence ATGTTAGAAAGTATCGGTATTTCAAATATTTGGACATACCTTTTAGGCGTTATTTTTATTACTTTAGTACCAGGTCCAAACTCGATTTTCGTCCTTACTTCCAGTGCGAAGCATGGCGTAAAAGGGGGGTATAAAGCCGCTCTTGGTGTTTTTACGGGTGATGCATTATTAATCTTTTTGGCATTTTTGGGGGTTGCTTCATTAGTCAAGACTTCACCCGTCTTCTTTATTGTCATTAAATATGCTGGTGCACTTTATTTAACCTATTTAGGGTTAAAAACGTTATATGCAACGTTCCAAAAGAAAAAAGAGACGCCAGAGCAAGTGTCTGAAGTTACTGTAAAAGCAAAAGATGGTCTTTATGTTAAGGCGTTATTTTTGAGTATGCTTAACCCAAAAATGATCATTTTTTATGTTTCTTTCTTTATTCAGTTTATCGATCCTAAGTATGAAAATGCAGGTGTTCCATTCTTTGTATTAGGTGTGATTTTAGAAACATGCAGTATGCTTTATTTATCAGTTCTTATATTTGGCGGTGTTGCTATTACTAATAAAGTAAAACATAACAAACGGTTAGCTTCATTATCAAATAGTTGTATTGGTGCCGTATTCTTACTTTTTGGTGCAAAACTGGCATTAACTGCATAA
- a CDS encoding sulfite exporter TauE/SafE family protein — MSFIAVILLAVLSGVISGVVGTGSSILLIPALTYVFGAKEAVPIMALASVMGNLSRIYLWRHSIRFKPLFYYLLPSIPAVILGANTLWIMSEKWLNIGMGIFFILMIPVIHLLRKHQVKMKTYQVIIAGAVIGYLTGIVFSTGPLTIPIFSAYGLTLGPLLATEAAASFVIYLTKALTFSQLGAVNSFIFISGVLVGCGLTVGNYFGKKLVLKLTPKLFQWLLDAMLIFAGGSLLFNGIYS; from the coding sequence ATGAGTTTTATCGCGGTTATTTTATTGGCAGTATTGTCTGGTGTAATCAGTGGCGTTGTAGGAACGGGCTCTTCTATTTTATTAATTCCCGCTTTGACTTATGTATTTGGTGCTAAGGAAGCCGTACCGATTATGGCATTAGCGTCAGTGATGGGAAATTTATCACGTATTTATTTATGGCGTCACAGTATTCGCTTTAAACCACTATTTTATTATCTATTACCCAGTATTCCAGCCGTTATTCTTGGTGCTAATACATTATGGATAATGTCTGAAAAATGGCTAAATATTGGTATGGGAATATTTTTTATATTGATGATCCCCGTGATCCACTTATTACGCAAACATCAAGTCAAAATGAAAACTTACCAAGTTATTATTGCAGGTGCAGTTATCGGCTATTTAACAGGGATTGTGTTTTCCACAGGACCATTAACTATTCCCATATTCTCTGCATATGGTCTGACATTAGGACCATTACTTGCAACTGAAGCAGCTGCCTCATTTGTTATTTATCTCACTAAAGCCCTGACATTTAGCCAACTAGGTGCAGTTAATAGCTTTATCTTTATTAGTGGAGTGTTAGTAGGTTGTGGCTTAACCGTAGGAAATTACTTTGGTAAAAAACTGGTATTAAAACTGACACCAAAACTTTTTCAATGGCTATTAGATGCCATGCTAATTTTTGCTGGTGGCTCACTGCTATTTAATGGCATTTATTCTTAA